The following proteins are co-located in the Calliphora vicina chromosome 2, idCalVici1.1, whole genome shotgun sequence genome:
- the LOC135950506 gene encoding uncharacterized protein LOC135950506: MNTKLKNSKSRMTVVGNGIPANLKHLQGLRNILLTATKPTKYIVTLKPRGADLKSQTSSKLETQKVIINAEDLVKGKSMLDTNFIARSPILEKIEEESENSASSVETENYDLNLTQSITDIYRLRGGWGLANRRSSKKNSLNENESNNESDNELTTVEPEQTIMSKEDTGISLTKESSQVEPSSNANPNSVNGNNKMEKILKEIQKDVDGKIEETKSNNEFQQTSNNDSINGTKLLKPLPNFEGEFEHKEFSFENNNQTNPTKESELNAISPTTLVTSSFVENLLEEIVKIPKKSTQPSPSLKCELKDLLPICEETTTTQSLCDLLDINSNDAKIASELFCILPSDEETCKRIYNLENQVEIIHLDLKELQKELVPSDDLAKFSILSKRFNEVNALLADLKLNCLKLQNMELQRGEEKEPNINEEFSLHDNQPLMDISYNDYSEEYLCSRPYLETCNCGIYQTSQAGYYESDKIKHDLVNSLKKRPSAQRPNCNNFMPDIKESSMHYIPNNIDDFEYPQTNVRCSCCKNCQLYTEFNSEGQYSSADQTTNEQSGLQTPLAIPPINEFDITRTVSHNIGLARNLTSQRAAQGADKYVFDDGNTSLVNSMPWNKTNMTKRQSNKFKTVQATSPVRYFNNARQLNTISPLKRDSINNYKRKQLKKSLHKENHSVTKSYNTKTRNSVGRDISSTALSSADAISYSELPIITNNLCKAIWEIIGNIECENIVLTVFLETNNLYYINVSITQTGQCLECIYTNEAAFREAKKNRFFEKFLTFFVLNSKNTLEQRNKILGHSFEFINTSD; the protein is encoded by the exons atacaAACTTCATTGCAAGGTCACCAATATTAGAAAAAATCGAAGAAGAATCGGAGAATAGTGCATCGTCTGTAGAAACTGAAAATTATGATCTAAATCTAACTCAATCTATAACAGATATTTATCGTTTAAGAGGAGGTTGGGGTTTGGCTAACAGAAGGAGCAGCAAGAAAAACTCTCTTAATGAAAATGAATCCAATAATGAAAGTGATAATGA gcTAACAACAGTAGAACCTGAACAAACTATTATGTCTAAAGAAGACACTGGAATATCCTTAACTAAGGAGTCAAGTCAGGTAGAGCCTTCTTCTAATGCGAATCCTAATAGTGTAAATGGCAATAACAAAATGGAAAAGATTCTAAAGGAAATACAAAAAGATGTTGATGGTAAAATTGAGGAAACAAAATCCAACAATGAGTTTCAACAAACATCAAATAATGATTCTATTAATGGGACTAAGTTATTGAAACCATTACCAAATTTTGAAGGTGAATTTGAGCATAAAGAATTCagttttgaaaataacaatCAAACTAATCCCACTAAAGAATCTGAACTTAATGCTATATCCCCAACAACATTGGTAACATCATCCTTTGTCGAAAATTTACTTgaagaaattgttaaaattcccaaaaaatcgACACAGCCATCGCCATCTCTAAAATGTGAACTTAAAGATCTGTTACCAATTTGTGAAGAAACCACTACAACTCAAAGTCTCTGTGATCTGTTAGATATAAATTCAAATGATGCAAAAATAGCATCAGAGTTATTTTGCATATTACCAAGCGATGAAGAAACCTGTAAAagaatttataatttagaaaaCCAAGTAGAAATAATTCACTTGGACCTTAAAGAACTACAAAAAGAGCTAGTGCCATCTGATGATTTAGCCAAATTTAGTATTCTCTCAAAACGATTTAACGAAGTTAATGCTCTGTTAGCAGATCTTaaattgaattgtttaaaattacaaaatatggaATTGCAAAGAGGTGAGGAAAAAGAGCCGAATATAAATGAGGAGTTTTCTCTACATGATAATCAACCCTTAATGGATATTTCATATAATGACTACTCTGAAGAATATCTTTGCTCACGACCGTATTTGGAAACATGTAACTGTGGTATATACCAGACCTCCCAAGCGGGTTATTATGAAAGTGACAAAATTAAACATGATCTCGTAAATAGTCTTAAAAAACGTCCTAGTGCACAAAGACCgaattgtaataattttatgCCAGATATCAAGGAATCTTCAATGCACTACATTCCAAACAATATAGATGATTTTGAATATCCTCAAACAAATGTTCGGTGTAGCTGCTGCAAAAACTGTCAGTTGTATAcagaatttaatagtgaaggaCAATATTCCTCAGCAGATCAAACTACTAATGAACAATCTGGACTTCAAACTCCACTAGCCATACCGCCAATAAATGAATTTGATATTACTAGAACTGTCTCTCATAACATTGGGCTTGCTAGAAATTTGACTTCTCAACGAGCAGCACAAGGAGCTGATAAATATGTGTTTGATGATGGAAATACGTCCCTAGTTAATTCTATGCCATGGAATAAAACCAACATGACAAAACGACAATCAAATAAGTTTAAAACTGTTCAAGCAACTTCCCCTGTCCGATATTTTAATAATGCACGACAATTGAATACGATTTCACCACTTAAGAGAGATTCCATCAATAATTACAAACGAAAGCAGCTTAAAAAATCTTTACATAAAGAAAATCATTCAGTAACGAAATCATATAATACTAAAACTAGAAATTCTGTTGGTAGAGACATCTCATCGACTGCATTATCTTCTGCTGATGCAATCTCATACTCCGAATTGCCAATAATCACAAACAACCTCTGTAAAGCCATATGGGAAATTATTGGTAATATtgaatgtgaaaatattgtattaacCGTGTTTTTGGAAACGAATAATTTGTATTACATTAATGTCTCTATTACCCAAACGGGTCAATGTTTGGAATGTATTTATACTAATGAAGCTGCTTTCAGAGAGGCAAAGAAGAATAGATTCtttgaaaagtttttaacattttttgtattgaatTCAAAGAACACTTTGgagcaaagaaataaaattttgggtCATTCGtttgaatttattaatacaAGCGATTGA
- the Elba3 gene encoding early boundary activity protein 3: MSWFLIEMDEGQSKGGKINGRVVFGIIHSMDIIDNESKYMYLNRKVRFNWNHAILEGRVKVASDDRLFVEQHLKDLAKNNAIAMRNLNQSKRFLVQFIKGANTIVHTIVHEREVFWPADLENPHIEEVLVRDDEFRKMAKVLYVNDSDDLMQKELDALKAKCFDEVFIDPNDNIDIKETPWLLVQYSNSPSNICYTVVHLDKTIWDTQNQFPNIVTYLSLIKDTIFQAIILRKSRDRNELDAELRKIGSSSLSIQFPIATCFTTKVTLPPPANNNVLCAKPV, from the exons ATGTCGTGGTTTCTAATCGAAATGGACGAAGGCCAATCTAAAGGAGGCAAAATAAATGGACGAGTTGTCTTTGGCATCATACATTCCATGGATATAATTGATAATGAATCCAAATACATGTACCTTAATCGTAAGGTGCGATTTAACTGGAATCATGCCATCTTGGAGGGCAGAGTGAAGGTGGCTTCCGATGATCGTCTCTTTGTTGAGCAACACTTAAAAGACTTGGCCAAGAATAATGCAATAGCCATGAGAAATCTGAATCAATCGAAACGCTTCTTGGTACAATTTATCAAGGGCGCCAACACTATTGTGCATACAATTGTCCATGAGAGGGAAGTTTTTTGGCCAGCAGATTTGGAAAATCCACACATAGAAGAGGTTTTAGTACGAGATGATGAATTCAGAAAAATGGCCAAAGTTTTATACGTCAATGACTCGGACGACTTAATGCAGAAAGAGTTGGATGCATTGAAAGCGAAATGTTTCGATGag GTTTTCATAGATCCCAATGATAACATAGACATTAAAGAAACTCCTTGGCTTTTGGTGCAATACAGCAACAGCCCCTCAAATATCTGCTACACCGTTGTCCATCTGGATAAAACTATTTGGGATACACAAAATCAATTCCCTAATATTGTAACATATTTATCGTTGATTAAAGACACGATCTTCCAGGCTATTATTTTACGCAAATCAAGGGACCGCAATGAATTAGACGCTGAATTGCGAAAGATTGGATCATCCAGTTTATCTATACAATTTCCCATTGCAACATGT TTTACCACAAAGGTTACTTTGCCACCACCCGCTAATAATAATGTATTGTGTGCAAAACCCGTTTGA